CCTTGATTTTATCTAGTTTTTAAGTGATTTAATATACTTTTTTTGTAAAAAAAAGAGATAAAATTTATATGAATTTTCATATGTTTTTTATCTCTTTTCATTAATTAGGACTTTTCAACAGCCCCTTCTTTTTTAGTATATTGATCTTTAATATGAAATTTTTCTGTTTTAGTCTTATATCCATATACATAATCAAGATGTATATTTTCCATAGATTTAAAGACCTTTTGTTTAAGTCCTGGGTTATTAGCTTCAAGACTTTCTAGCATATCTTTTATTTCTTTTCTTTTACTTGATGTTTTACCTGCTTCAATAACACAACCACAGTTCATAGCTCTTATTCCATTTTTCTTAGTAAATTTAATAATGTCAGCTTCATGAACATTAACCATAGGTCTTATTAATGTAAGATTTCCAGAAGTAGAAGGCATTTTAGGTAACATAGTTTTTAATGTTCCCCCATAGAATAAATTGATTAAAGTAGTTTCTATAACATCATCAAAGTGATGTCCAAGAGCTAATTTATTGTATCCCATTTGTTCTATATTTTTATATAATATTCCTCTTCTCATTTTAGCACAAAGGAAGCAAGGATAGTCATTAGCCATTTCATTAGCAATCTTCCATATATTTGTATCTATAATCTCACAATCTATATTTAATTCTCTTAGATTAAATTTAAAATGTTCAAGATCTTCTTCTCTAAATCCCGGGTTTAAACTAATAGCTTTAAATTCAAAATTAAATCTCTTATCTTTTTTTAATTCTTGGAATAATTTAACTAAAAGTAGTGAATCCTTACCTCCAGAAACTGCTATTGCAATTTTATCCCCATCTTCAATTAATCCATATTCTAATATTGCACCTAAGAATTTAATATATATATCTTTTCTAAACGTAGTTCTTATACTTTCTTCTATTTCTTCCACTGGTTTAAGTGGTCCATCAGGTATTATTGCATTACAACTTAAATTAACCATTACCTATCTCCTATTAATAAATATATTTGATTATATCATTAAAAGTATAATTATTCAATTCATATATTGCAACTTGATTATT
The sequence above is a segment of the Streptobacillus canis genome. Coding sequences within it:
- a CDS encoding tRNA lysidine(34) synthetase, whose protein sequence is MVNLSCNAIIPDGPLKPVEEIEESIRTTFRKDIYIKFLGAILEYGLIEDGDKIAIAVSGGKDSLLLVKLFQELKKDKRFNFEFKAISLNPGFREEDLEHFKFNLRELNIDCEIIDTNIWKIANEMANDYPCFLCAKMRRGILYKNIEQMGYNKLALGHHFDDVIETTLINLFYGGTLKTMLPKMPSTSGNLTLIRPMVNVHEADIIKFTKKNGIRAMNCGCVIEAGKTSSKRKEIKDMLESLEANNPGLKQKVFKSMENIHLDYVYGYKTKTEKFHIKDQYTKKEGAVEKS